Proteins encoded together in one Pithys albifrons albifrons isolate INPA30051 chromosome 29, PitAlb_v1, whole genome shotgun sequence window:
- the RHOBTB2 gene encoding rho-related BTB domain-containing protein 2 isoform X2 yields MESQGKGSPAGKMTAMAHSLSQLMDSDMDYERPNVETIKCVVVGDNAVGKTRLICARACNATLTQYQLLATHVPTVWAIDQYRVCQEVLERSRDVVDDVSVSLRLWDTFGDHHKDRRFAYGRSDVVVLCFSIANPNSLHHVKTMWYPEIKHFCPRAPVILVGCQLDLRYADLEAVNRARRPLARPIKPNEILPPEKGREVAKELGIPYYETSVVAQFGVKDVFDNAIRAALISRRHLQFWKSHLRNVQRPLLQAPFLPPKPPPPIIIVPDPPSNNEERPAHLLEDPLCADVILVLQEKIKIYAHKIYLSTSSSKFYDLFLMDLSEEDQQSTAAGHGFGVAVTTAAERMLHQEERHHGRDFLLRAASFDICESTEEAGSGQRKPCLRASTSDGILRGNRYENGERGLRRGRNLSSWSRAFTSIQEEMAEDPLTYKSKLMVVVKMDSSIQPGPFRAVLKYLYTGELDENERDLMHIAHIAELLEVFDLRMMVANILNNEAFMNQEITKAFHVRRTNRVKECLAKGTFSDVTFVLDDGAISAHKPLLISSCDWMAAMFGGPFVESSTNEVALPHTSKSCMRAVLEYLYTGQFSSSPDLDDMKLIILANRLCLPHLVALTEQYTVTGLMEAAQMMVDIDGDVLVFLELAQFHCAYQLADWCLHHICTNYNNVCRKFPRDMKAMSGENQEYFEKHRWPPVWYLKEEDHYQRAKKEREKEDYLHLKRQPKRRWLFWNASSSPSSSPSSSAATASSSSSSSSSSAVV; encoded by the exons ATGGAAAGCCAAGGCAAAGGCAGCCCCGCCGGGAAGATGACTGCCATGGCTCACAGCCT GTCCCAATTAATGGATTCTGACATGGATTATGAGAGGCCAAACGTAGAAACTATCAAGTGCGTCGTGGTCGGGGACAACGCGGTGGGCAAGACCCGACTCATCTGTGCCCGCGCCTGCAACGCCACGCTGACCCAGTACCAGCTCCTCGCCACCCACGTGCCCACGGTGTGGGCCATCGACCAGTACCGCGTCTGCCAGGAG GTGCTGGAGCGCTCCCGGGATGTGGTAGATGATGTCAGTGTGTCCTTGCGGCTCTGGGACACCTTTGGTGACCACCACAAGGACAGGCGCTTTGCCTACGGCAG GTCCGACGTCGTGGTTCTGTGCTTCTCCATCGCCAACCCCAACTCCCTGCACCATGTGAAGACCATGTGGTACCCGGAGATCAAGCACTTCTGCCCCCGCGCGCCCGTCATCCTGGTGGGCTGCCAGCTCGACCTGCGCTACGCCGACCTGGAGGCCGTCAACCGCGCCCGGCGGCCCTTGGCCAG GCCAATCAAGCCTAATGAGATCCTTCCCCcggagaaggggagggaggtTGCCAAGGAGCTGGGGATCCCCTATTACGAGACGAGTGTGGTGGCCCAGTTTGGCGTCAAGGACGTCTTTGACAATGCCATCCGTGCCGCCCTCATCTCCCGCCGTCACCTGCAGTTCTGGAAGTCCCACCTCCGCAACGTGCAGCGGCCTCTTCTCCAAGCCCCCTTCCTGCCCCCCAAGCCCCCTCCACCCATCATCATCGTCCCAGACCCCCCTTCCAACAACGAGGAGCGTCCAGCCCACCTCTTGGAGGACCCCCTGTGCGCGGACGTCATCCTGGTGCTGCAAGAGAAGATCAAAATCTACGCACACAAGATCTAcctctccacctcctcctccaagTTTTACGACCTGTTCCTCATGGACCTGAGCGAGGAGGACCAGCAGAGCACGGCGGCGGGGCACGGCTTCGGCGTGGCCGTCACCACGGCCGCCGAGCGGATGCTGCACCAGGAGGAGAGGCACCACGGGCGGGATTTCCTCCTGCGGGCTGCCAGCTTTGATATCTGTGAGAGCACCGAGGAGGCCGGCTCTGGCCAGCGAAAACCGTGCCTTAGAGCCTCCACCAGTGACGGCATCCTGCGGGGCAACCGCTACGAGAACGGGGAGCGCGGGCTGCGGCGGGGCAGGAACCTCTCCTCGTGGAGCCGGGCGTTCACCAGCATCCAGGAGGAGATGGCAGAAGACCCACTGACCTACAAGTCCAAGCTGATGGTGGTGGTGAAGATGGACTCTTCCATCCAGCCGGGGCCCTTCCGGGCCGTGCTGAAGTACCTGTACACGGGGGAGCTGGATGAGAACGAGCGGGACCTCATGCACATCGCTCACATCGCTGAGCTGCTCGAGGTCTTCGACCTCCGCATGATGGTGGCCAACATCCTCAACAACGAGGCGTTCATGAACCAGGAGATCACCAAAGCCTTCCACGTCCGGAGGACCAACCGGGTGAAGGAATGCCTGGCCAAGGGGACTTTCTCGG ATGTCACCTTCGTGCTGGATGACGGTGCTATCAGTGCCCACAAGCCCCTGCTCATCTCCAGCTGTGACTGGATGGCCGCAATGTTCGGTGGCCCCTTCGTGGAGAGCTCCACCAACGAG GTGGCACTTCCTCATACCAGCAAGAGCTGCATGCGGGCAGTGCTGGAGTACCTGTACACGGGGCAGTTCAGCTCCAGCCCCGACCTCGACGACATGAAGCTCATCATCCTCGCCAACCGCCTCTGCCTGCCACACCTGGTGGCTCTCACAG AGCAGTACACGGTCACAGGCTTGATGGAGGCGGCGCAGATGATGGTGGACATCGATGGGGACGTGCTTGTGTTCCTGGAGCTTGCTCAG TTCCACTGCGCCTACCAGCTCGCCGACTGGTGCCTCCACCACATCTGCACCAACTACAACAACGTCTGCCGCAAGTTCCCCCGGGACATGAAGGCCATGTCGGGAG AGAACCAGGAGTACTTCGAGAAGCACCGCTGGCCGCCGGTGTGGTACCTGAAGGAGGAGGATCACTACCAGCGGGCGAAGAAGGAGCGGGAGAAGGAAGACTACCTCCACCTCAAACGGCAGCCCAAGAGGCGCTGGCTCTTCTGGAacgcctcctcctccccttcttcctctccttcatCGTcggcagccacagcctcctcttcctcctcctcctcctcctcctcggctGTGGTTTGA
- the RHOBTB2 gene encoding rho-related BTB domain-containing protein 2 isoform X3, with protein sequence MERQIPVLRVRSQLMDSDMDYERPNVETIKCVVVGDNAVGKTRLICARACNATLTQYQLLATHVPTVWAIDQYRVCQEVLERSRDVVDDVSVSLRLWDTFGDHHKDRRFAYGRSDVVVLCFSIANPNSLHHVKTMWYPEIKHFCPRAPVILVGCQLDLRYADLEAVNRARRPLARPIKPNEILPPEKGREVAKELGIPYYETSVVAQFGVKDVFDNAIRAALISRRHLQFWKSHLRNVQRPLLQAPFLPPKPPPPIIIVPDPPSNNEERPAHLLEDPLCADVILVLQEKIKIYAHKIYLSTSSSKFYDLFLMDLSEEDQQSTAAGHGFGVAVTTAAERMLHQEERHHGRDFLLRAASFDICESTEEAGSGQRKPCLRASTSDGILRGNRYENGERGLRRGRNLSSWSRAFTSIQEEMAEDPLTYKSKLMVVVKMDSSIQPGPFRAVLKYLYTGELDENERDLMHIAHIAELLEVFDLRMMVANILNNEAFMNQEITKAFHVRRTNRVKECLAKGTFSDVTFVLDDGAISAHKPLLISSCDWMAAMFGGPFVESSTNEVALPHTSKSCMRAVLEYLYTGQFSSSPDLDDMKLIILANRLCLPHLVALTEQYTVTGLMEAAQMMVDIDGDVLVFLELAQFHCAYQLADWCLHHICTNYNNVCRKFPRDMKAMSGENQEYFEKHRWPPVWYLKEEDHYQRAKKEREKEDYLHLKRQPKRRWLFWNASSSPSSSPSSSAATASSSSSSSSSSAVV encoded by the exons ATGGAGAGACAGATCCCCGTCCTGCGAGTTCG GTCCCAATTAATGGATTCTGACATGGATTATGAGAGGCCAAACGTAGAAACTATCAAGTGCGTCGTGGTCGGGGACAACGCGGTGGGCAAGACCCGACTCATCTGTGCCCGCGCCTGCAACGCCACGCTGACCCAGTACCAGCTCCTCGCCACCCACGTGCCCACGGTGTGGGCCATCGACCAGTACCGCGTCTGCCAGGAG GTGCTGGAGCGCTCCCGGGATGTGGTAGATGATGTCAGTGTGTCCTTGCGGCTCTGGGACACCTTTGGTGACCACCACAAGGACAGGCGCTTTGCCTACGGCAG GTCCGACGTCGTGGTTCTGTGCTTCTCCATCGCCAACCCCAACTCCCTGCACCATGTGAAGACCATGTGGTACCCGGAGATCAAGCACTTCTGCCCCCGCGCGCCCGTCATCCTGGTGGGCTGCCAGCTCGACCTGCGCTACGCCGACCTGGAGGCCGTCAACCGCGCCCGGCGGCCCTTGGCCAG GCCAATCAAGCCTAATGAGATCCTTCCCCcggagaaggggagggaggtTGCCAAGGAGCTGGGGATCCCCTATTACGAGACGAGTGTGGTGGCCCAGTTTGGCGTCAAGGACGTCTTTGACAATGCCATCCGTGCCGCCCTCATCTCCCGCCGTCACCTGCAGTTCTGGAAGTCCCACCTCCGCAACGTGCAGCGGCCTCTTCTCCAAGCCCCCTTCCTGCCCCCCAAGCCCCCTCCACCCATCATCATCGTCCCAGACCCCCCTTCCAACAACGAGGAGCGTCCAGCCCACCTCTTGGAGGACCCCCTGTGCGCGGACGTCATCCTGGTGCTGCAAGAGAAGATCAAAATCTACGCACACAAGATCTAcctctccacctcctcctccaagTTTTACGACCTGTTCCTCATGGACCTGAGCGAGGAGGACCAGCAGAGCACGGCGGCGGGGCACGGCTTCGGCGTGGCCGTCACCACGGCCGCCGAGCGGATGCTGCACCAGGAGGAGAGGCACCACGGGCGGGATTTCCTCCTGCGGGCTGCCAGCTTTGATATCTGTGAGAGCACCGAGGAGGCCGGCTCTGGCCAGCGAAAACCGTGCCTTAGAGCCTCCACCAGTGACGGCATCCTGCGGGGCAACCGCTACGAGAACGGGGAGCGCGGGCTGCGGCGGGGCAGGAACCTCTCCTCGTGGAGCCGGGCGTTCACCAGCATCCAGGAGGAGATGGCAGAAGACCCACTGACCTACAAGTCCAAGCTGATGGTGGTGGTGAAGATGGACTCTTCCATCCAGCCGGGGCCCTTCCGGGCCGTGCTGAAGTACCTGTACACGGGGGAGCTGGATGAGAACGAGCGGGACCTCATGCACATCGCTCACATCGCTGAGCTGCTCGAGGTCTTCGACCTCCGCATGATGGTGGCCAACATCCTCAACAACGAGGCGTTCATGAACCAGGAGATCACCAAAGCCTTCCACGTCCGGAGGACCAACCGGGTGAAGGAATGCCTGGCCAAGGGGACTTTCTCGG ATGTCACCTTCGTGCTGGATGACGGTGCTATCAGTGCCCACAAGCCCCTGCTCATCTCCAGCTGTGACTGGATGGCCGCAATGTTCGGTGGCCCCTTCGTGGAGAGCTCCACCAACGAG GTGGCACTTCCTCATACCAGCAAGAGCTGCATGCGGGCAGTGCTGGAGTACCTGTACACGGGGCAGTTCAGCTCCAGCCCCGACCTCGACGACATGAAGCTCATCATCCTCGCCAACCGCCTCTGCCTGCCACACCTGGTGGCTCTCACAG AGCAGTACACGGTCACAGGCTTGATGGAGGCGGCGCAGATGATGGTGGACATCGATGGGGACGTGCTTGTGTTCCTGGAGCTTGCTCAG TTCCACTGCGCCTACCAGCTCGCCGACTGGTGCCTCCACCACATCTGCACCAACTACAACAACGTCTGCCGCAAGTTCCCCCGGGACATGAAGGCCATGTCGGGAG AGAACCAGGAGTACTTCGAGAAGCACCGCTGGCCGCCGGTGTGGTACCTGAAGGAGGAGGATCACTACCAGCGGGCGAAGAAGGAGCGGGAGAAGGAAGACTACCTCCACCTCAAACGGCAGCCCAAGAGGCGCTGGCTCTTCTGGAacgcctcctcctccccttcttcctctccttcatCGTcggcagccacagcctcctcttcctcctcctcctcctcctcctcggctGTGGTTTGA
- the RHOBTB2 gene encoding rho-related BTB domain-containing protein 2 isoform X1, translating to MKGGAAATAARRAARNVPRSRAGISAGLRAAQRAADAEIGAAPAPPWAPAPPVLSRATRPRAVPSRAAQPAPWPCPEGRARPRPLGAAASSVLVSQLMDSDMDYERPNVETIKCVVVGDNAVGKTRLICARACNATLTQYQLLATHVPTVWAIDQYRVCQEVLERSRDVVDDVSVSLRLWDTFGDHHKDRRFAYGRSDVVVLCFSIANPNSLHHVKTMWYPEIKHFCPRAPVILVGCQLDLRYADLEAVNRARRPLARPIKPNEILPPEKGREVAKELGIPYYETSVVAQFGVKDVFDNAIRAALISRRHLQFWKSHLRNVQRPLLQAPFLPPKPPPPIIIVPDPPSNNEERPAHLLEDPLCADVILVLQEKIKIYAHKIYLSTSSSKFYDLFLMDLSEEDQQSTAAGHGFGVAVTTAAERMLHQEERHHGRDFLLRAASFDICESTEEAGSGQRKPCLRASTSDGILRGNRYENGERGLRRGRNLSSWSRAFTSIQEEMAEDPLTYKSKLMVVVKMDSSIQPGPFRAVLKYLYTGELDENERDLMHIAHIAELLEVFDLRMMVANILNNEAFMNQEITKAFHVRRTNRVKECLAKGTFSDVTFVLDDGAISAHKPLLISSCDWMAAMFGGPFVESSTNEVALPHTSKSCMRAVLEYLYTGQFSSSPDLDDMKLIILANRLCLPHLVALTEQYTVTGLMEAAQMMVDIDGDVLVFLELAQFHCAYQLADWCLHHICTNYNNVCRKFPRDMKAMSGENQEYFEKHRWPPVWYLKEEDHYQRAKKEREKEDYLHLKRQPKRRWLFWNASSSPSSSPSSSAATASSSSSSSSSSAVV from the exons ATGAAAGGCGGGGCGGCCGCGACTGCAGCGCGCAGGGCAGCGCGCAACGTTCCGCGCAGCAGGGCCGGGATCAGCGCAGGGCTCCGCGCAGCGCAGCGGGCCGCGGATGCGGAGAtcggggcggccccggcgccgcCATGGGCCCCCGCGCCCCCGGTCCTGAGCCGCGCAACGCGGCCCCGAGCCGTGCCCAGCCGAGCCGCGCAACCTGCGCCGTGGCCATGTCCGGAGGGGcgagcccggccccggcccctgGGAGCCGCCGCTTCGTCTGTGTTGGT GTCCCAATTAATGGATTCTGACATGGATTATGAGAGGCCAAACGTAGAAACTATCAAGTGCGTCGTGGTCGGGGACAACGCGGTGGGCAAGACCCGACTCATCTGTGCCCGCGCCTGCAACGCCACGCTGACCCAGTACCAGCTCCTCGCCACCCACGTGCCCACGGTGTGGGCCATCGACCAGTACCGCGTCTGCCAGGAG GTGCTGGAGCGCTCCCGGGATGTGGTAGATGATGTCAGTGTGTCCTTGCGGCTCTGGGACACCTTTGGTGACCACCACAAGGACAGGCGCTTTGCCTACGGCAG GTCCGACGTCGTGGTTCTGTGCTTCTCCATCGCCAACCCCAACTCCCTGCACCATGTGAAGACCATGTGGTACCCGGAGATCAAGCACTTCTGCCCCCGCGCGCCCGTCATCCTGGTGGGCTGCCAGCTCGACCTGCGCTACGCCGACCTGGAGGCCGTCAACCGCGCCCGGCGGCCCTTGGCCAG GCCAATCAAGCCTAATGAGATCCTTCCCCcggagaaggggagggaggtTGCCAAGGAGCTGGGGATCCCCTATTACGAGACGAGTGTGGTGGCCCAGTTTGGCGTCAAGGACGTCTTTGACAATGCCATCCGTGCCGCCCTCATCTCCCGCCGTCACCTGCAGTTCTGGAAGTCCCACCTCCGCAACGTGCAGCGGCCTCTTCTCCAAGCCCCCTTCCTGCCCCCCAAGCCCCCTCCACCCATCATCATCGTCCCAGACCCCCCTTCCAACAACGAGGAGCGTCCAGCCCACCTCTTGGAGGACCCCCTGTGCGCGGACGTCATCCTGGTGCTGCAAGAGAAGATCAAAATCTACGCACACAAGATCTAcctctccacctcctcctccaagTTTTACGACCTGTTCCTCATGGACCTGAGCGAGGAGGACCAGCAGAGCACGGCGGCGGGGCACGGCTTCGGCGTGGCCGTCACCACGGCCGCCGAGCGGATGCTGCACCAGGAGGAGAGGCACCACGGGCGGGATTTCCTCCTGCGGGCTGCCAGCTTTGATATCTGTGAGAGCACCGAGGAGGCCGGCTCTGGCCAGCGAAAACCGTGCCTTAGAGCCTCCACCAGTGACGGCATCCTGCGGGGCAACCGCTACGAGAACGGGGAGCGCGGGCTGCGGCGGGGCAGGAACCTCTCCTCGTGGAGCCGGGCGTTCACCAGCATCCAGGAGGAGATGGCAGAAGACCCACTGACCTACAAGTCCAAGCTGATGGTGGTGGTGAAGATGGACTCTTCCATCCAGCCGGGGCCCTTCCGGGCCGTGCTGAAGTACCTGTACACGGGGGAGCTGGATGAGAACGAGCGGGACCTCATGCACATCGCTCACATCGCTGAGCTGCTCGAGGTCTTCGACCTCCGCATGATGGTGGCCAACATCCTCAACAACGAGGCGTTCATGAACCAGGAGATCACCAAAGCCTTCCACGTCCGGAGGACCAACCGGGTGAAGGAATGCCTGGCCAAGGGGACTTTCTCGG ATGTCACCTTCGTGCTGGATGACGGTGCTATCAGTGCCCACAAGCCCCTGCTCATCTCCAGCTGTGACTGGATGGCCGCAATGTTCGGTGGCCCCTTCGTGGAGAGCTCCACCAACGAG GTGGCACTTCCTCATACCAGCAAGAGCTGCATGCGGGCAGTGCTGGAGTACCTGTACACGGGGCAGTTCAGCTCCAGCCCCGACCTCGACGACATGAAGCTCATCATCCTCGCCAACCGCCTCTGCCTGCCACACCTGGTGGCTCTCACAG AGCAGTACACGGTCACAGGCTTGATGGAGGCGGCGCAGATGATGGTGGACATCGATGGGGACGTGCTTGTGTTCCTGGAGCTTGCTCAG TTCCACTGCGCCTACCAGCTCGCCGACTGGTGCCTCCACCACATCTGCACCAACTACAACAACGTCTGCCGCAAGTTCCCCCGGGACATGAAGGCCATGTCGGGAG AGAACCAGGAGTACTTCGAGAAGCACCGCTGGCCGCCGGTGTGGTACCTGAAGGAGGAGGATCACTACCAGCGGGCGAAGAAGGAGCGGGAGAAGGAAGACTACCTCCACCTCAAACGGCAGCCCAAGAGGCGCTGGCTCTTCTGGAacgcctcctcctccccttcttcctctccttcatCGTcggcagccacagcctcctcttcctcctcctcctcctcctcctcggctGTGGTTTGA